In the genome of Streptomyces sp. NBC_00190, one region contains:
- a CDS encoding J-domain-containing protein has product MTERKPPGVDIESWVDRQIREAADRGDFENLPGWGKPLASLDAPYDEMWWIKQKMHREGFSALPPALALRKEAEDALEAVRAAPSERQVRAVLTEINEKIRAALRMPPPGPPLGLTEFDVEDVLRTWRETRPS; this is encoded by the coding sequence ATGACCGAGCGCAAACCGCCTGGTGTGGACATCGAGTCCTGGGTGGACCGGCAGATCAGAGAGGCGGCCGACCGCGGCGACTTCGAGAACCTGCCGGGCTGGGGCAAACCCCTGGCCTCGCTCGACGCGCCGTACGACGAGATGTGGTGGATCAAGCAGAAGATGCACCGCGAGGGCTTCTCCGCCCTGCCCCCCGCGCTCGCGCTGCGCAAGGAGGCCGAGGACGCGCTGGAGGCGGTCCGCGCGGCCCCGTCCGAGCGCCAGGTGCGGGCCGTCCTCACGGAGATCAACGAGAAGATCCGCGCGGCACTGCGCATGCCGCCGCCTGGCCCGCCGCTCGGCCTCACCGAGTTCGACGTCGAGGACGTCCTGCGGACGTGGCGGGAGACCCGCCCGTCCTGA
- a CDS encoding HIT family protein: protein MLAAMTTEPEQQIGVGTQDAFQRLWTPHRMAYIQGENKPSGPEAGDGCPFCGIPDMSDQDGLVVARGKHVYAVLNLYPYNGGHLMVVPYRHVADYTELDGPETAELADLTKRAMIALRKASGAHGFNIGMNQGAAAGAGIAAHLHQHIVPRWGGDTNFMPVVGHTKVLPQLLADTRQMLADAWPTD from the coding sequence ATGCTTGCCGCCATGACGACTGAGCCGGAGCAGCAGATCGGTGTGGGCACGCAGGACGCGTTCCAGCGTCTGTGGACGCCCCACCGGATGGCCTACATCCAGGGGGAGAACAAGCCGAGCGGCCCGGAGGCCGGCGACGGCTGTCCCTTCTGCGGGATTCCGGACATGTCCGACCAGGACGGGCTGGTCGTGGCCCGCGGCAAGCACGTCTACGCCGTGCTGAACCTCTACCCGTACAACGGCGGCCACCTGATGGTCGTCCCGTACCGGCACGTGGCCGACTACACCGAGCTCGACGGTCCGGAGACGGCCGAGCTCGCCGATCTCACGAAGCGGGCGATGATCGCGCTGCGCAAGGCGTCCGGGGCGCACGGTTTCAACATCGGCATGAACCAGGGCGCGGCCGCCGGGGCCGGCATCGCCGCGCACCTGCACCAGCACATCGTGCCCCGCTGGGGCGGGGACACGAACTTCATGCCGGTCGTCGGCCACACCAAGGTGCTGCCCCAACTCCTCGCGGACACCCGCCAGATGCTCGCGGACGCCTGGCCCACCGACTGA
- the thrS gene encoding threonine--tRNA ligase, producing MSDVRVIIQRDSERDERVVATGTTAAELFAGERTVVAARVAGDLKDLSYEVQDGETVEPVEISSEDGLNILRHSTAHVMAQAVQELFPEAKLGIGPPVQNGFYYDFDVAKPFTPDDLKAIEKKMQEIQKRGQKFARRVVTDEAAREELADEPYKLELIGIKGAASTDDGANVEVGGGELTIYDNLDAKTGELCWKDLCRGPHLPTTRNIPAFKLMRNAAAYWRGSEKNPMLQRIYGTAWPSKDELKAHLDFLAEAEKRDHRKLGNELDLFSIPDEIGSGLAVFHPRGGIIRRTMEDYSRRRHEEEGYEFVYSPHATKGALFEKSGHLDWYAEGMYPPMQLDGGTDYYLKPMNCPMHNLIFDARGRSYRELPLRLFEFGTVYRYEKSGVVHGLTRARGFTQDDAHIYCTREQMAEELDRTLTFVLNLLRDYGLTDFYLELSTKDPEKFVGSDEVWEEATAVLQQVAEKQGLPLTPDPGGAAFYGPKISVQARDAIGRTWQMSTVQLDFNLPERFNLEYTAPDGSRQRPVMIHRALFGSIERFFAVLLEHYAGAMPPWLAPVQAVGIPIGDGHVEYLQEFAAEAKKMGLRVEVDASSDRMQKKIRNHQKLKVPFMIIVGDEDMAAGTVSFRYRDGSQENGIAKDEALAKLAKVVADRVQV from the coding sequence GTGTCAGACGTCCGTGTGATCATCCAACGCGATTCCGAGCGGGACGAGCGCGTGGTGGCCACGGGCACTACGGCGGCCGAGCTCTTCGCCGGCGAGCGCACCGTCGTCGCCGCGCGCGTCGCGGGTGACCTGAAGGACCTCAGCTACGAGGTGCAGGACGGCGAGACCGTCGAGCCGGTGGAGATCTCCTCCGAGGACGGCCTGAACATCCTGCGCCACTCGACCGCGCACGTCATGGCGCAGGCCGTGCAGGAGCTCTTCCCCGAGGCCAAGCTGGGCATCGGCCCGCCGGTCCAGAACGGCTTCTACTACGACTTCGACGTCGCGAAGCCCTTCACCCCCGATGACCTCAAGGCCATCGAGAAGAAGATGCAGGAGATCCAGAAGCGCGGGCAGAAGTTCGCCCGCCGCGTGGTCACCGACGAGGCGGCCCGCGAGGAGCTCGCCGACGAGCCGTACAAGCTGGAGCTCATCGGCATCAAGGGTGCCGCGTCCACCGACGACGGCGCGAACGTCGAGGTGGGCGGCGGCGAGCTGACCATCTACGACAACCTCGACGCGAAGACCGGCGAGCTGTGCTGGAAGGACCTCTGCCGCGGTCCCCACCTGCCCACCACCCGCAACATCCCGGCCTTCAAGCTCATGCGCAACGCCGCCGCCTACTGGCGCGGCAGCGAGAAGAACCCGATGCTCCAGCGCATCTACGGCACCGCGTGGCCGTCGAAGGACGAGCTGAAGGCGCACCTCGACTTCCTCGCCGAGGCCGAGAAGCGCGACCACCGCAAGCTCGGCAACGAGCTGGACCTCTTCTCCATCCCGGACGAGATCGGCTCCGGCCTCGCCGTCTTCCACCCGCGCGGCGGCATCATCCGCCGCACCATGGAGGACTACTCGCGCCGCCGGCACGAGGAGGAGGGCTACGAGTTCGTCTACTCCCCGCACGCCACCAAGGGCGCCCTCTTCGAGAAGAGCGGCCACCTGGACTGGTACGCGGAGGGCATGTACCCCCCCATGCAGCTCGACGGTGGTACCGACTACTACCTCAAGCCCATGAACTGCCCGATGCACAACCTGATCTTCGACGCGCGCGGCCGCTCCTACCGCGAACTGCCGCTGCGCCTGTTCGAGTTCGGCACCGTGTACCGGTACGAGAAGTCGGGCGTCGTGCACGGCTTGACCCGTGCCCGCGGCTTCACCCAGGACGACGCGCACATCTACTGCACCCGTGAGCAGATGGCGGAGGAGCTCGACCGCACGCTCACCTTCGTGCTGAACCTGCTGCGCGACTACGGTCTGACCGACTTCTACCTGGAGCTGTCCACCAAGGACCCGGAGAAGTTCGTCGGCTCGGACGAGGTCTGGGAGGAGGCCACCGCGGTCCTCCAGCAGGTCGCCGAGAAGCAGGGCCTCCCGCTGACCCCCGACCCGGGCGGCGCGGCCTTCTACGGCCCCAAGATCTCCGTGCAGGCGCGGGACGCCATCGGCCGTACCTGGCAGATGTCGACCGTCCAGCTGGACTTCAACCTGCCGGAGCGGTTCAACCTGGAGTACACGGCCCCGGACGGCTCGCGCCAGCGCCCGGTCATGATCCACCGCGCGCTGTTCGGCTCGATCGAGCGGTTCTTCGCCGTGCTGCTGGAGCACTACGCGGGCGCCATGCCGCCGTGGCTGGCCCCGGTCCAGGCGGTCGGCATCCCGATCGGCGACGGGCACGTCGAGTACCTGCAGGAGTTCGCCGCCGAGGCGAAGAAGATGGGCCTGCGGGTCGAGGTGGACGCCTCTTCCGACCGCATGCAGAAGAAGATCCGCAACCACCAGAAGCTCAAGGTTCCGTTCATGATCATCGTTGGTGACGAGGACATGGCCGCGGGCACGGTCTCCTTCCGCTACCGCGACGGTTCGCAGGAGAACGGCATCGCGAAGGACGAGGCGCTGGCCAAGCTGGCCAAGGTCGTCGCGGACCGCGTCCAGGTCTGA
- a CDS encoding GNAT family N-acetyltransferase translates to MPSPQIRPLDLTDDATADAVHRIGRAAYAVEAEIIGFDGIPALRESLPEMRAQALRWVGAVSGGRELAGFLAWEEGPDGGVCIDRLCVAPAFFRRGVASLLLRHALAELFPGRPVHVTTGAANAPAVRLYEGLGFSRGADFSPAPGLTMASFSRPTAARPEGRRGRRATSSGGPARPRPAGPASRP, encoded by the coding sequence ATGCCGAGTCCGCAGATCCGACCGCTGGACCTGACCGACGACGCCACCGCCGACGCCGTGCACCGGATCGGCCGGGCCGCGTACGCCGTCGAGGCGGAGATCATCGGCTTCGACGGGATCCCCGCCCTGCGCGAGAGTCTCCCCGAGATGCGCGCGCAGGCACTGCGCTGGGTCGGGGCCGTCTCCGGGGGCAGGGAGCTGGCCGGCTTCCTCGCCTGGGAGGAAGGGCCCGACGGCGGCGTCTGCATCGACCGGCTCTGCGTGGCCCCGGCCTTCTTCCGCCGCGGCGTCGCCTCCCTGCTGCTGCGCCACGCCCTGGCCGAGCTGTTCCCCGGCCGCCCGGTCCACGTCACCACGGGCGCCGCCAACGCCCCCGCCGTCCGCCTCTACGAGGGCCTCGGCTTCAGCCGGGGCGCGGACTTCTCCCCCGCCCCGGGCCTGACCATGGCCTCCTTCAGTCGTCCGACGGCAGCACGTCCTGAGGGTCGAAGGGGTCGTCGAGCGACTTCATCAGGCGGTCCCGCTCGACCTCGTCCAGCGGGACCGGCGTCACGTCCGTGA
- a CDS encoding DUF4365 domain-containing protein — translation MALAQPEPGGVLAGQIDPRTGTPGDARTGPLRGTLATTACMETLQVGYLHAVAAAAGCSLSQPFPDNGIDWHVSHGAPEHVVDDEVTIKVQLKATYQIPPRPAGPTFAFTLDNEHLVKLARTPVAVHKILVVMLVPRERDQWLAAGHDRLDLRHCCYWTNLAGHPVTGRRRTTVRIPTTRIFDDRALCEIMTRVGSGGTP, via the coding sequence ATGGCGCTCGCGCAGCCCGAACCGGGCGGGGTGCTGGCGGGGCAGATCGATCCGCGCACCGGTACGCCGGGCGACGCGCGGACCGGACCGCTGCGCGGCACACTCGCCACCACCGCCTGCATGGAGACCCTTCAGGTGGGATACCTGCACGCCGTCGCCGCCGCGGCCGGCTGCTCGCTCTCCCAGCCCTTTCCGGACAACGGCATCGACTGGCACGTCAGCCACGGAGCCCCCGAGCACGTCGTCGACGACGAGGTCACCATCAAGGTGCAGTTGAAGGCGACCTACCAGATACCGCCGCGGCCGGCCGGGCCCACCTTCGCCTTCACCCTCGACAACGAGCACCTGGTGAAGCTGGCCCGCACCCCGGTCGCCGTCCACAAGATCCTCGTCGTGATGCTCGTCCCGCGGGAGCGCGACCAGTGGCTCGCCGCCGGGCACGACCGGCTCGACCTGCGGCACTGCTGCTACTGGACCAACCTCGCCGGACACCCCGTGACCGGCCGGCGCCGGACGACCGTACGGATCCCGACCACGCGGATCTTCGACGACCGGGCGCTGTGCGAGATCATGACCCGGGTCGGGTCGGGAGGGACACCCTGA
- a CDS encoding 3'-5' exonuclease, which translates to MTRWYEGPLAAFDTETTGVDVEQDRIVSAALIVQECAGGRARTTRWLVNPGIPVPPGATEVHGLTDEHLQRHGRWPAPVVEEIARALGEQQLAGRPVVVMNAPFDLTLLDRELRRHRASSLARYLDNRPLTVLDPRVLDKHLDRYRKGRRTLTDLCAHYGIELEGAHDAAADAQASLELVRAVGRRFAARLERLTPAELHTLQQVWHAAQARGLQAWFARQGTPESVDPHWPLRPDLSTAA; encoded by the coding sequence ATGACACGCTGGTACGAGGGCCCGCTGGCCGCATTCGACACGGAGACCACCGGAGTGGACGTCGAGCAGGACCGGATCGTGTCCGCCGCGCTCATCGTGCAGGAGTGTGCGGGCGGGCGCGCCCGCACCACGCGCTGGCTGGTCAATCCCGGCATTCCGGTGCCCCCGGGTGCCACGGAAGTGCACGGCCTCACCGACGAACACCTCCAGCGCCACGGGCGCTGGCCGGCGCCGGTGGTGGAGGAGATAGCCCGGGCGCTCGGCGAACAGCAGCTGGCCGGCCGGCCGGTGGTGGTGATGAACGCGCCGTTCGATCTGACGCTGCTGGACCGGGAGTTGCGCCGGCACCGGGCGTCGTCGCTGGCGCGGTATCTGGACAACCGGCCGCTGACGGTGCTGGATCCGCGGGTCCTGGACAAGCATCTGGACCGGTACCGCAAGGGCCGCCGGACCCTGACGGACCTGTGCGCGCACTACGGGATCGAGCTGGAGGGCGCGCACGACGCGGCGGCGGACGCGCAGGCGTCGCTGGAGCTCGTACGGGCGGTGGGGCGCAGGTTCGCGGCCCGGCTGGAGCGGCTGACCCCGGCCGAACTGCACACGCTGCAGCAGGTGTGGCACGCGGCACAGGCGCGGGGGCTGCAGGCGTGGTTCGCGCGCCAGGGGACGCCCGAGTCGGTGGATCCGCACTGGCCGCTGCGGCCGGACCTGTCGACGGCGGCGTGA
- a CDS encoding SRPBCC family protein, whose translation MDRSRWDRWSRYRFRSVWDLDAPPARVYAVLEEPGEYPHWWPQIRRVEPVDDRTGTATVRSVLPYALRVTASELLRDPARGVLEVSLAGDLDGWARWTVRPRRGAGGARTRALYEQEVEVRLPLMRRLALPGRPVFRLNHALMMRAGRRGLAARLAAPPEAV comes from the coding sequence ATGGACCGCAGCCGCTGGGACCGATGGAGCCGCTACCGCTTCCGCAGCGTGTGGGACCTCGACGCCCCGCCCGCACGCGTCTACGCCGTGCTGGAGGAGCCGGGGGAGTACCCGCACTGGTGGCCCCAGATCCGCCGGGTCGAACCGGTCGACGACCGCACCGGCACCGCGACCGTCCGCTCGGTCCTGCCGTACGCGCTGCGCGTCACCGCCTCCGAGCTCCTGCGCGACCCCGCCCGCGGGGTCCTGGAGGTGTCGCTGGCCGGTGACCTCGACGGCTGGGCGCGGTGGACCGTACGGCCGCGCCGCGGGGCCGGCGGCGCGCGGACCCGCGCGCTGTACGAGCAGGAGGTCGAGGTGCGGCTGCCGCTGATGCGGCGCCTCGCGTTGCCCGGGCGGCCGGTGTTCCGGCTCAACCACGCCCTCATGATGCGGGCCGGCCGGCGCGGTCTCGCGGCCCGGCTGGCCGCTCCGCCGGAAGCGGTTTGA
- a CDS encoding SCO7613 C-terminal domain-containing membrane protein → MNTPLPPVEELALIDRELAQLDARRLYLLGRRDWLVRLLHQPSTGPAVWAAPGRGPAPAPATEASAPSAQNVLLALGAVLLAVAALAFTLLSWGSLGITGRSAVLAAVTAAALGAPVPLLRRGLGSTAESVAAVGLLLTVLDAYALYAVGMPGTDGTSYTAGAAGVLAAVWAGYGLALPKLRIALPAAVLAAQFPLPLAALAAQGGPLETGWALLATAALDAALALRARAAAVPGALLATAALLVGAADSWSAATAADAVAPAGLLLAGAALGTAAAWREPRALAAALVGGLAVVVALGGVARPSLDPAWAVVAHLLVALPLLAAVRVHALPAAVRRGLARAGAVVAALAALAGWSAVAPTLLTRIRVLDEVWAATSPAGDPFVPGAAVPVTLLIAAGAAWWLSRTLSRPEPAVAAVASAWAGLFTAPELLGLPVAAVFAAQTAVTGAAGVLALRSRGRGAGIAAAACASAGGVIVSVAALDGRAATFAVWGLLAAGCAAGAAYGPAPRPVRSGATVCAVAYATGLLAAAAAVTDLAVAWWALPVLVVPAVVAAVGPRLGSVRVPSEIAAAVAGAAAVATAAGRAGTLALVLALAGVICAGAAVRADRRVPAGWAAGALFVAATWVRLADSGVVVQEAYTLPVTVPALVVGLLRRRTDPCASSWTAYGPGLAATLLPSLLATLGASPAGEAQWLRPLLLGLAALAVTLVGARHRLQAPLLLGGAVLAAVALHELAPYVVQVAGALPRWVPPALAGLLLLAVGATYEKRLRDARRLRDAIGRLG, encoded by the coding sequence ATGAACACGCCTCTGCCACCGGTCGAAGAGCTGGCGCTCATCGACCGCGAACTGGCCCAACTGGACGCGCGGCGGCTGTACTTGCTGGGCCGCCGGGACTGGCTGGTGCGCCTGCTGCACCAGCCGTCGACGGGTCCTGCCGTCTGGGCGGCTCCCGGGCGCGGGCCCGCGCCCGCTCCCGCCACGGAGGCCTCGGCCCCGAGCGCGCAGAACGTGCTGCTCGCCCTGGGCGCGGTGCTGCTGGCCGTGGCGGCGCTGGCCTTCACGCTGCTGAGCTGGGGGTCCCTCGGGATCACCGGGCGTTCGGCGGTGCTGGCCGCGGTGACCGCGGCGGCGCTGGGCGCTCCCGTGCCGCTGCTGCGCCGCGGTCTGGGCTCGACGGCGGAGTCGGTGGCGGCGGTGGGACTGCTGCTGACCGTGCTGGACGCGTACGCGCTGTACGCGGTCGGCATGCCGGGCACGGACGGCACCTCGTACACCGCCGGGGCCGCCGGGGTGCTGGCGGCGGTGTGGGCCGGGTACGGCCTGGCCCTGCCGAAGCTGCGGATCGCGCTGCCCGCGGCGGTGCTGGCGGCGCAGTTCCCGCTGCCGCTGGCCGCGCTGGCCGCGCAGGGGGGACCGCTGGAGACCGGCTGGGCGCTGCTGGCGACGGCCGCGCTGGACGCGGCCCTCGCGCTGCGGGCCCGGGCGGCGGCCGTCCCGGGGGCGCTGCTCGCGACGGCGGCGCTGCTCGTCGGAGCGGCGGACTCCTGGTCGGCGGCCACCGCGGCCGACGCCGTGGCCCCGGCGGGGCTGCTGCTGGCGGGCGCGGCCCTGGGTACGGCTGCGGCGTGGCGGGAGCCGCGCGCCCTGGCCGCGGCGCTCGTGGGCGGCCTCGCGGTGGTGGTGGCGCTGGGCGGTGTGGCGCGGCCGTCGCTGGATCCGGCGTGGGCGGTGGTGGCGCACCTGCTGGTGGCGCTCCCGCTGCTGGCGGCGGTACGGGTGCACGCGCTCCCGGCGGCGGTGCGGCGCGGGCTGGCCCGGGCCGGTGCGGTGGTGGCCGCTCTGGCCGCGCTGGCGGGCTGGTCGGCGGTGGCGCCGACGCTGCTGACCCGGATCCGGGTGCTGGACGAGGTGTGGGCGGCGACGAGCCCGGCCGGGGATCCGTTCGTGCCGGGGGCGGCGGTCCCGGTGACGCTGCTGATCGCGGCGGGCGCGGCCTGGTGGCTGTCCCGGACGCTGTCCCGGCCGGAGCCGGCGGTGGCGGCGGTGGCCTCGGCCTGGGCCGGCTTGTTCACGGCCCCTGAGCTGCTCGGCCTCCCGGTCGCGGCGGTGTTCGCCGCGCAGACGGCGGTGACGGGCGCCGCGGGCGTCCTCGCCCTGCGCTCACGGGGGCGCGGGGCCGGGATCGCGGCCGCCGCGTGCGCGTCGGCCGGCGGCGTGATCGTGTCCGTGGCCGCGCTGGACGGCCGGGCGGCGACCTTCGCGGTGTGGGGGCTGCTGGCCGCGGGCTGTGCGGCGGGGGCGGCGTACGGGCCCGCTCCGCGCCCGGTCCGCTCGGGGGCGACGGTGTGCGCGGTCGCGTACGCCACGGGGCTGCTGGCGGCGGCGGCCGCGGTGACGGACCTGGCCGTGGCCTGGTGGGCGCTCCCGGTGCTCGTGGTGCCCGCGGTGGTGGCCGCGGTCGGGCCGCGGCTGGGCTCCGTGCGGGTGCCGTCGGAGATCGCTGCGGCCGTGGCCGGCGCCGCGGCGGTGGCCACGGCGGCCGGCCGGGCCGGGACGCTGGCGCTGGTCCTGGCGCTGGCCGGGGTGATCTGCGCGGGGGCCGCGGTACGGGCGGACCGGCGCGTTCCGGCCGGCTGGGCGGCGGGGGCGCTGTTCGTCGCGGCGACCTGGGTCCGGCTGGCCGACTCCGGGGTCGTGGTTCAGGAGGCGTACACACTGCCGGTGACGGTGCCCGCCCTCGTGGTGGGCCTCCTGCGGCGCCGTACGGACCCGTGTGCGTCCTCCTGGACGGCGTACGGCCCCGGGCTGGCCGCGACCCTGCTGCCGAGCCTGCTGGCCACCCTGGGGGCCTCTCCGGCCGGGGAGGCGCAGTGGCTGCGGCCGCTGCTGCTGGGCCTGGCCGCACTGGCGGTGACCCTGGTGGGCGCCCGCCACAGGCTCCAGGCCCCGCTCCTGCTGGGCGGCGCCGTGCTCGCGGCGGTGGCGCTGCACGAGCTCGCCCCGTACGTGGTGCAGGTCGCGGGGGCGCTCCCGCGCTGGGTGCCGCCGGCCCTGGCGGGCCTGCTGCTGCTGGCGGTGGGGGCCACGTACGAGAAGCGGCTGCGCGACGCCCGCCGTCTGCGGGACGCCATCGGGCGGCTCGGATGA
- a CDS encoding TIGR02611 family protein encodes MNTGSNRETDGSAADATAADTSASDASGKEATPEAPHVSKAPAFIKARRSLHLSWQVGVFVVGLAVIAAGVAMLVLPGPGWVAIFAGLAIWATEFAWAHLVLRWTKRKVTEAAQKALDPKVRRRNIILTSAGLVIAAALIGFYLWKYGLVLPWNLKDQ; translated from the coding sequence ATGAATACGGGGAGTAACCGCGAGACCGATGGGTCCGCAGCCGACGCGACCGCAGCCGACACTTCGGCCTCCGACGCGTCCGGCAAGGAAGCCACGCCGGAAGCGCCGCACGTGTCGAAGGCGCCCGCCTTCATCAAGGCCCGCCGGAGCCTGCACCTGAGCTGGCAGGTCGGCGTCTTCGTCGTCGGCCTCGCCGTCATCGCGGCGGGCGTCGCCATGCTCGTCCTGCCCGGACCGGGCTGGGTGGCGATCTTCGCGGGCCTGGCGATCTGGGCCACCGAGTTCGCCTGGGCCCACCTCGTGCTGCGCTGGACCAAGCGCAAGGTCACCGAAGCGGCACAGAAGGCGCTCGACCCGAAGGTCCGCCGCCGCAACATCATCCTGACGAGCGCGGGCCTCGTGATCGCGGCCGCGCTGATCGGCTTCTACCTGTGGAAGTACGGGCTCGTCCTGCCCTGGAACCTCAAGGACCAGTGA
- a CDS encoding SsgA family sporulation/cell division regulator, translated as MNTTVSCELHLRLVVSSESSLPVPAGLRYDTADPYAVHATFHTGAEETVEWVFARDLLAEGLHRPTGTGDVRVWPSRSHGQGVVCIALSSPEGEALLEAPARALESFLKRTDAAVPPGTEHRHFDLDKELSHILAES; from the coding sequence ATGAACACCACGGTCAGCTGCGAGCTGCACCTGCGCCTCGTTGTGTCGAGCGAGTCCTCACTGCCTGTTCCCGCGGGCCTGCGGTATGACACGGCCGACCCCTACGCCGTGCACGCCACCTTCCACACCGGCGCCGAGGAAACGGTCGAATGGGTATTCGCCCGCGACCTCCTCGCGGAGGGCCTTCACCGGCCCACCGGTACCGGCGACGTCCGCGTCTGGCCCTCCCGCAGCCACGGTCAGGGCGTCGTCTGCATCGCCCTGAGCTCACCGGAGGGAGAAGCGCTGCTCGAAGCACCCGCCCGAGCACTCGAGTCGTTCCTCAAGCGGACGGACGCCGCGGTCCCACCCGGGACCGAGCACCGGCACTTCGACCTCGACAAGGAGCTCTCCCACATCCTGGCCGAAAGCTGA
- a CDS encoding CGNR zinc finger domain-containing protein gives MQIPHDTRRALDVVVALVNTAAEADQPDGLSDVSALRDFVQEYAISDVGDLGVRDLAGVRTVRGKFAQVFAAPNSRAASVLINELVATAGTTPQLTDHDGYDWHVHYFAPGASVGDHLAADGGMALAFIVVSGEQERLRRCEAPDCRRAFVDLSRNRSRRYCDSRTCGNRLHVAAYRARRKEADAGPSEQGPSEQEQIVHGGEQQQDADHG, from the coding sequence GTGCAGATCCCCCACGACACCCGTCGCGCGCTCGACGTCGTCGTCGCGCTGGTGAACACAGCGGCCGAGGCGGACCAGCCCGACGGACTCTCGGACGTCAGCGCGCTGCGCGACTTCGTCCAGGAGTACGCGATCAGCGACGTCGGCGATCTGGGCGTCCGCGACCTGGCCGGGGTCCGTACGGTGCGCGGCAAGTTCGCACAGGTCTTCGCCGCGCCGAACTCGCGTGCGGCCTCCGTGCTGATCAACGAACTGGTCGCGACGGCCGGCACCACCCCGCAGCTGACCGACCACGACGGCTACGACTGGCACGTGCACTACTTCGCGCCGGGCGCCTCGGTGGGCGACCACCTGGCGGCCGACGGCGGCATGGCGCTGGCCTTCATCGTGGTCTCCGGCGAGCAGGAACGGCTGCGGCGCTGCGAGGCCCCGGACTGCCGGCGCGCCTTCGTGGACCTGTCGCGGAACCGCTCGCGGCGCTACTGCGACAGCCGGACCTGCGGGAACCGGCTGCATGTGGCGGCGTACCGGGCCCGGCGCAAGGAAGCCGACGCGGGCCCGTCGGAGCAGGGACCGTCAGAGCAGGAACAGATCGTGCACGGCGGCGAGCAGCAGCAGGACGCCGATCACGGCTAG
- a CDS encoding DsbA family protein, with protein sequence MTDSVILEVWCELQCRDCHSALDDVRALRARYGDRLDIRLRHFPLEKHKHAFAAAQAAEEAVEQGQGWPYAEAVLARTAELGERGEPVLLDVARELGLDVEEFDTALIDGRHILIVDADQAEGKAIGVSGTPTYVIGGERLDGGKSQDGLRARIEEIADRLLASGQA encoded by the coding sequence ATGACCGATTCCGTGATCCTCGAAGTCTGGTGCGAACTGCAGTGCCGGGACTGCCACAGCGCGCTGGACGACGTACGCGCCCTGCGGGCCCGCTACGGCGACCGGCTGGACATCCGGCTGCGCCACTTCCCCCTGGAGAAGCACAAGCACGCCTTCGCCGCGGCGCAGGCCGCCGAGGAGGCCGTGGAGCAGGGGCAGGGCTGGCCGTACGCGGAGGCCGTGCTGGCGCGCACCGCGGAGCTGGGCGAGCGCGGCGAGCCGGTGCTGCTGGACGTGGCGCGTGAACTGGGTCTCGACGTCGAGGAGTTCGACACCGCCCTGATCGACGGGCGGCACATCCTGATCGTCGACGCCGACCAGGCGGAGGGCAAGGCGATCGGCGTGAGCGGCACCCCGACGTACGTGATCGGCGGCGAGCGCCTGGACGGCGGCAAGAGCCAGGACGGCCTGCGCGCCCGGATCGAGGAGATCGCGGACCGCCTGCTGGCCTCCGGCCAGGCCTGA
- a CDS encoding GNAT family N-acetyltransferase has protein sequence MTTTLRPSGPLQQTTTGARTRPYEIRVNSRRVGALLITSDTPFGPTVGEIRDLSVDEGDRRRGRATVAALAAEELLRGWGCRRVRVAVPADSAGGLRMAEALGYTEYSRNMAKGLPAEPPAVPEGVLGRPMTDAEYEVWNAGAIESYAASWTSRGMSAQAAHAKSGADHEALLPQGLATPGTHFVVLEAAGAPVGHVWLAPGDEGAYVFDVEVEDAYRGRGHGRHLMLLAERTALAQGHRVLGLHVFTANTPALRLYESLGYRPTSFNYAKDLI, from the coding sequence ATGACCACCACCCTGCGGCCGTCCGGGCCGCTCCAGCAGACCACGACGGGGGCGCGGACGCGCCCGTACGAGATCCGGGTCAACAGCAGGCGCGTCGGCGCCCTGCTGATCACCTCCGACACCCCCTTCGGACCGACGGTCGGCGAGATCCGCGACCTGAGCGTCGACGAGGGCGACCGTCGGCGGGGGAGGGCCACGGTGGCCGCGCTCGCCGCCGAGGAATTGCTGCGCGGCTGGGGCTGCCGCCGGGTCCGCGTCGCGGTCCCGGCCGACTCGGCGGGCGGCCTGCGCATGGCCGAGGCCCTCGGGTACACCGAATACAGCCGCAACATGGCCAAGGGCCTGCCGGCCGAGCCGCCCGCCGTGCCCGAAGGAGTGCTCGGCCGCCCGATGACGGACGCCGAGTACGAGGTCTGGAACGCCGGGGCCATCGAGTCCTACGCCGCCAGCTGGACCAGCCGCGGCATGTCCGCGCAGGCCGCGCACGCGAAGTCGGGGGCCGACCACGAGGCCCTGCTGCCGCAGGGCCTGGCCACCCCCGGAACCCACTTCGTCGTCCTGGAGGCGGCCGGGGCGCCCGTCGGCCATGTGTGGCTCGCACCCGGCGACGAGGGCGCGTACGTCTTCGACGTCGAGGTCGAGGACGCGTACCGGGGCCGGGGGCACGGCCGCCACCTGATGCTGCTCGCCGAGCGCACGGCCCTCGCCCAGGGCCACCGCGTGCTCGGGCTGCACGTGTTCACCGCCAACACCCCGGCTCTGCGCCTGTACGAGTCCCTCGGCTACCGCCCCACCAGCTTCAACTACGCCAAGGACCTGATCTAG